From a region of the Odoribacter splanchnicus DSM 20712 genome:
- a CDS encoding mechanosensitive ion channel family protein, whose translation MENSLSTMSLDTLVNKLIDLSVSFGSKLLVALLVFFIGRWIVKKLNRLVINILTKRHVEASLATFTKSLVSITLNFTLVIIIISVLGIETSSFIALFASAGVAVGMALSGTLQNFAGGVMILLFKPFKVGDYIEAQGQSGTVKEIQIFNTIITTTDNKVIIIPNGGLSTGIMMNYSKESQRRVDWVFGIGYGDSYEHAKAVIARLLDNDPRVLKDPNYFIALTALNSSSVDIVVRAWVKAENYWGVFFDMNEKVYKTFAEENLNIPFPQMDVHLYNEK comes from the coding sequence ATGGAAAATTCTTTATCTACAATGTCTTTGGACACATTGGTCAATAAACTTATTGATCTCAGTGTTTCATTCGGTTCCAAGTTGCTGGTGGCACTTCTGGTGTTCTTCATCGGTCGTTGGATTGTAAAAAAATTAAATCGTTTAGTTATAAACATACTTACGAAACGGCATGTCGAAGCTTCATTGGCCACTTTTACCAAGAGTTTGGTGAGTATCACCCTGAATTTCACTTTAGTGATTATCATTATCAGTGTTTTAGGTATCGAGACAAGCTCATTCATCGCTTTATTTGCTTCTGCCGGTGTCGCTGTCGGTATGGCATTGAGCGGTACACTGCAAAATTTTGCCGGTGGAGTGATGATACTGCTTTTCAAACCGTTTAAAGTGGGAGATTATATCGAAGCACAAGGTCAGTCGGGAACAGTGAAAGAGATCCAGATTTTCAATACCATCATTACGACTACCGATAACAAGGTGATCATCATTCCTAACGGAGGCTTATCTACCGGAATTATGATGAACTACTCGAAAGAATCGCAACGGCGGGTCGACTGGGTATTCGGAATCGGCTACGGTGATAGCTACGAACATGCAAAAGCTGTCATTGCCCGGCTTTTAGATAATGATCCCAGAGTATTGAAAGATCCCAATTATTTTATCGCTTTAACCGCTCTTAACTCCAGTTCTGTCGACATTGTCGTTCGGGCCTGGGTAAAAGCAGAAAATTATTGGGGTGTCTTTTTCGATATGAACGAAAAAGTATACAAGACCTTTGCAGAGGAAAACCTCAATATTCCTTTCCCGCAAATGGATGTACACCTCTATAACGAAAAATAA
- a CDS encoding HdeD family acid-resistance protein codes for METTETYSSNNRYWWLMLIIGILSILCGIWVFRNPVESYFALAVYFSIMFILYGIGEIVNAFAGQRYRNWGWGLAVGILDLVIGFILLGNLAWAADLLPYVVGFILMFVGIGFIGQSSQMQSFRIPNWGWVLTGGILTLIFAFLIIFHPLFGIFNIIVWTGLAFIFGGISAIFYSFSLKN; via the coding sequence ATGGAAACGACAGAAACTTACTCTTCTAACAACCGATATTGGTGGCTAATGCTAATTATCGGTATTCTTTCTATTCTTTGCGGTATATGGGTATTCAGAAATCCGGTTGAATCCTATTTTGCGCTGGCGGTTTATTTCAGTATCATGTTTATCCTGTATGGGATCGGTGAAATTGTAAATGCATTTGCAGGGCAACGCTACCGGAACTGGGGCTGGGGCTTAGCCGTCGGAATACTGGATTTGGTCATCGGATTTATATTATTAGGTAATCTAGCCTGGGCAGCCGATCTGTTACCTTATGTCGTAGGATTTATCTTAATGTTCGTAGGTATCGGTTTTATCGGTCAATCCAGTCAAATGCAATCTTTCCGTATTCCTAATTGGGGATGGGTATTGACAGGAGGAATCCTGACCTTAATTTTTGCCTTTTTGATTATTTTCCATCCGCTTTTCGGTATATTCAATATTATCGTATGGACAGGTCTGGCCTTTATTTTCGGAGGTATATCCGCCATTTTCTATTCTTTTAGCCTGAAAAACTAA